In a single window of the Rhizobiaceae bacterium genome:
- a CDS encoding YcbK family protein — translation MLASVFVGSCASTLDATLEPNSAAFNATAPQTGDATPAEAAANAEAATAAEGATADPQLPQQLATVPSITAKADRVTAAESSATDAAKPENSAEEATTEAKPAETASAEDATKAESGESAAPAEKPKSFLSAFFSNSKAAKPAAAKPAANATEALAANAPAPTQFLENPGPKQVLENAAPPADKRSRQIQLASLEMPSEKPARASAVAFADDGEGTGLPGVRQSALFEIKRKSGIDDDSDVDVHEDVDGGYEVASAAGMARLAPNGLLKQRETVDVACLKPSLVRVLKTIERRFGKRAIITSGYRSPTYNRRVRGARNSQHMYCAAADVIMPGVSKVELASFARSMPGRGGVGTYCHTNAVHIDVGPERDWNWRCRGRR, via the coding sequence TTGCTCGCGTCCGTTTTCGTTGGCTCCTGTGCCTCGACCCTCGACGCAACGCTTGAACCAAATTCCGCTGCTTTCAACGCAACCGCACCGCAGACCGGCGATGCAACGCCCGCCGAGGCGGCAGCCAACGCCGAGGCTGCAACTGCCGCAGAGGGCGCGACCGCCGATCCGCAGCTTCCGCAGCAATTGGCCACCGTGCCCTCGATCACCGCGAAGGCGGACCGCGTGACTGCGGCGGAATCTTCCGCCACAGACGCAGCCAAGCCTGAAAACAGCGCGGAGGAAGCCACCACCGAGGCAAAGCCTGCCGAGACGGCGTCCGCTGAAGATGCGACGAAGGCGGAGAGCGGCGAGAGCGCGGCCCCCGCCGAAAAACCCAAGAGCTTCCTTTCCGCGTTTTTCTCCAACAGCAAGGCCGCAAAGCCAGCCGCCGCGAAACCCGCCGCCAATGCGACGGAAGCCCTTGCAGCGAACGCCCCTGCCCCGACGCAGTTTCTGGAAAACCCCGGGCCGAAGCAGGTGCTGGAAAACGCCGCGCCGCCTGCCGACAAGCGCAGCCGGCAGATCCAGCTTGCCTCGCTTGAAATGCCGAGCGAAAAGCCCGCGCGCGCCTCTGCCGTGGCATTTGCCGACGACGGCGAAGGCACCGGGCTGCCAGGCGTGCGGCAGAGCGCGCTTTTCGAGATCAAGCGCAAATCGGGCATTGACGACGACAGCGACGTGGACGTGCATGAAGATGTCGACGGCGGATACGAGGTCGCCAGCGCGGCGGGCATGGCCCGGCTTGCTCCGAACGGGCTCCTGAAGCAGCGCGAGACCGTGGATGTCGCCTGCCTCAAGCCTTCTCTCGTGAGGGTCCTCAAGACGATCGAGCGCCGCTTCGGCAAGCGCGCGATCATAACGTCCGGCTATCGCAGCCCCACCTACAACCGGCGGGTGCGCGGCGCGCGCAACTCGCAGCACATGTACTGTGCGGCAGCGGATGTCATCATGCCGGGCGTGAGCAAGGTGGAATTGGCGAGCTTTGCGCGTTCCATGCCCGGTCGCGGCGGCGTAGGCACCTACTGCCACACCAACGCAGTTCATATCGACGTGGGGCCGGAACGCGACTGGAACTGGCGCTGCCGCGGGCGGCGCTGA